In Ciona intestinalis chromosome 11, KH, whole genome shotgun sequence, the DNA window AAGGTTATACCAGATAAAAAGTTCGACTGTTTAACccaaaacacaggtgttcagtAATCGCCTCGTTGTCTTTTAAAACGTTATTTACCATCAATATCTTGGACGTTAAATCAGTGAATGTCTAAATGTTGCCCTCGTCATATAACCTATGCCAAACCTGTCAAGGATTTTGTGtggttttatttcaattaGTTTAAGCTTTACTCTTTGCTGCCGTCCAGCGGTCAATCATTTGTTTGCGAAAGTTTACTATGAGCCTTTACAATTTGTATGACGTTTAATGAAACGCTCGAAACGATTGAAAATTATTAACATAGTTTatacacaaataaaagtaAGCAAGAATGGATTAGTAGTTTTTAATGCGAAGTTACATATAATACTGCTCGTTTCATTACTGTAGTTCAGTTTCACCAAAACTTGTGTTAAAATcgtaaaacgatttttttgtgAAGCAGGAGCATAGAAATAAtgtcttattttaaaaaaaacgtttcagCTGCGTATATGTGCTGAAACCATTAAATAAACGAAGGTATACGCGTTGTATATATGCTGTTGCTGCTATAGGCGTACTATAAGCCCAACAAAGCTCTTCCGGTAATTTATTACTTGTGACACAAAAATTCACCCTCTAAAGGTCGTATTCATCAGGACAAATTGCCAGAACGGGTTCTATTGGATTTATACACGCGTTATGTGTGATATACATGCACTTTATATCATCTGATTGCTATACTGTGACGATGAAAAATCGATGGGGTTTTCGAAATCCTCAGGCTGTCCAATGCCGCTTGTCGAACCCCTTAGCCCCTGGCTTGGGTCAGAATAATTGCTACGTCGGTTCCGCTTgatgattatgacgtataccaaccaaccaaccacTATAGCGCCAACAACGGCAAGAAAGATGACAACAATATAGACACCAACCTCTGTTGTAAACATATTGGAGTTATTGCCGGAATAAACGCATACAgtgtataaaaattaaatacatgaCAATTCATAAACCTGGACAGAGAAAAAAATGCTGGAAttgatatgtttttattgagtTTTACACTCTATAGAAGAAACACGCGAAGTTGTAACCATATGTTGGTGCAGAGATATTTAAACACCATATTGTGTTTCGAAGACATTTAATCGGAGtggtaatattaattaaaactagtATGGGAAGGTAGGAATGTAGCTTTAGTTTGAAACCGTTGcaaaattaatgtaatttttccATTTCTAACTTACGTGGATTTGGTACTTTGGAACCTGTGACGTCGTCTTTTCCCTGGTCAGTTGTTAGCCTTGCCGGAGCAGCTGTATTAATATAGAACTGTGATTAGTGTATATGCGGTTCAAAGGCGAATATATACGTAAACAGTATACTAtaacctacatagatgtaggTTCAACAACTAGACAAAAGCCATGATCACATACTAACTTTGGACAGGGCTATTGTAGGATATACCAGCAAGAAgacaaatataactttattttaaattcggTTTCAAAGTGGTCGTTTAAAGACATAAACATTAGCAGGCTTAATAGTGAACATGAGAAACATCTAATACCGGTTATACAAGATTACGTATACGCTATACCTGACAGATTGACCACTCAAGAGACATCGTCTTTTTAAACGTTTGCATAAACATTGACCTACCGTGTGCGGTACTAGTTATTGTTGCACTTTGATTTTGCGTCGTAGTTATAGAATTTAATGGAAAGGTTACGTTCCCGAAGACTGctggtgacgtcacggaaatgTTGATGACGTAATTGGTGCTTGTCACATCTTCGGTTGATGcaactaaacaaaaatcaatgtttaaaatgttgtggTGTATAATTATGTAGGCCAATATAATCTTTTGCATTAAGGGGTTCATTTAATTTGGCTAAAGTTGGCCCGTTCCCCCAAGAAACCCAGATATAGCGGTCTATTTATTCCCTGAAACTGTAATTTTATCAATGTTTCCATATGTATACACTCGTGCTATACTTACCTTGTGTATAGAAGTAAATAATAAGTAGCAGTCTGACAATCAAATTCATCTTAAAACCTGTACTTAACTGTATCACGATATTAAATAGACTCTACGATAAAGCCCACTGTTTCAACAAGTATTTTGGCTAAATTAAACGAATGCAGTGAAGAAATTATCTCATACTGTTTTATTTCGAcgtgtttaaataagtttagcGGTCTAGCGAACTGTAGACACGCCAGCCACAAAACAGCTCCGGGCGATTTACAATGCTGGCACCTTTTACTTTGTGCATTTCAAACTGTTACGGATTACTACAATGTACAAGTATATTACAAATAAACCTATCAGTTCTGACTTTCGTTAAAGCTGACGTTCTAACATAGTACACCTAAAACTTTTACATACGCTGGTTCTAACATAGGCTGATCTGATACaatatctttatatttatctGACACAATATACAAAGCCTACGGGCAACTAGAATTTGTTATGAATTAACGAAACATTACCCCGCTTTGTTattcaaactaaaacaaattgaaacacCTTTGTATTTATGACTGCACAATTTATTTCCTTTACATTCAATGTTATGTCACACGGGAAAAACTAAGTCGCAAAAATTTGCATGCTTGATCTCCAGAAAGTAGCGATGATTTAAATGTGATACAAATCAATAACTTTAGCATAAGTGCTTTTATAATTACACTTATGTAAAATTGACTGGTCGTTTAGCTGGAGTCGACCATTGGGCCAATAAAAAGGTCCCACAATCGTTGAGATGACAGGAATTAAAGCAAAGGTAAAGGAGAGCAGAAACTGAACTTGGTTGTTGCATATATAGATCTGGTTGTTGCAATAGTTTGAAATGTGGTATAGTGGCgtgaataaaacaatatagcGTAGTTGATTATATTATAGATTTCTACGGGTCTAGATAACAGATATCGGCTTGTCGAGAAGGTTTGCTAATATTAACCCTGTAGATTTATTTACTCCCCGTTGTTCGCCAAAATTTCGTGTTCGCTGGAATAACTTCGGGTAACCTCCGACACGAATAGAAAGCTTGTAACATTGATTACTGTTTCAAAAgcttaaacaattaattcGTGAAGGCGTTTGACGCAAAGTCACTAGTTTGAactttatttcaatttatttaaccatttaaaa includes these proteins:
- the LOC100186404 gene encoding uncharacterized protein LOC100186404; protein product: MNLIVRLLLIIYFYTQVASTEDVTSTNYVINISVTSPAVFGNVTFPLNSITTTQNQSATITSTAHAAPARLTTDQGKDDVTGSKVPNPQVGVYIVVIFLAVVGAIVVGWLVYVIIIKRNRRSNYSDPSQGLRGSTSGIGQPEDFENPIDFSSSQYSNQMI